In one window of Caenimonas aquaedulcis DNA:
- a CDS encoding ABC transporter permease translates to MLKLEPRPQASKFWSVASPILALLITVVIGVILFVALGKDPVKGLQVFFWEPIKSPYALGELTVKATPLLVIALGLAVCFRSNVWNIGAEGQFIIGAVAAGGVALLAGKDTGRWIVMAIVLAGILGGMAWAGFVALLRDRFNANEILVSLMLVYVADMVLSYLVYGPWKDPAGYNFPQTKNFDAITQIPRLMQGSRVSIGLLIALAGVAALWVFLFRTRAGFAQQVGGLAPAAARYAGFSSRKALWIALLTSGGAAGLAGALEVAGPIGQLTPYVPAGYGFAAIIVAFVGRLHPVGMVFSAVLMSMFYIGGELAQSRLGLPKSLTGVFQGLLLFTLLACDTLMAYRLRFAARPALKESA, encoded by the coding sequence ATGCTCAAGCTTGAGCCCCGGCCGCAGGCCTCGAAATTCTGGAGCGTGGCCTCGCCGATCCTCGCGCTGCTGATCACCGTGGTCATCGGCGTGATCCTCTTCGTCGCGCTCGGCAAGGACCCGGTGAAGGGACTCCAGGTGTTTTTCTGGGAGCCGATCAAGTCGCCGTACGCGCTGGGCGAGTTGACGGTCAAGGCCACGCCGCTGCTCGTCATCGCCCTGGGCCTGGCGGTGTGCTTCCGCTCCAACGTATGGAACATCGGGGCGGAGGGCCAGTTCATCATCGGCGCGGTGGCCGCCGGTGGCGTGGCGCTGCTCGCGGGCAAGGACACCGGCCGCTGGATCGTGATGGCGATCGTGCTGGCGGGCATCCTCGGGGGCATGGCCTGGGCCGGATTCGTGGCGCTGCTGCGCGACCGGTTCAACGCGAACGAGATCCTCGTGAGCCTGATGCTGGTGTACGTCGCGGACATGGTCCTCAGCTACCTGGTCTACGGGCCCTGGAAGGACCCTGCGGGCTACAACTTCCCGCAGACCAAGAATTTCGACGCGATCACGCAGATTCCGCGCCTGATGCAGGGGTCGCGCGTGAGCATCGGCCTGCTCATCGCGCTGGCGGGCGTGGCGGCGCTCTGGGTGTTCCTGTTCCGCACGCGCGCGGGGTTCGCGCAGCAGGTCGGCGGGCTCGCGCCCGCCGCCGCGCGCTATGCCGGCTTTTCCTCGCGCAAGGCACTGTGGATCGCGCTGCTCACCTCCGGCGGCGCGGCGGGGCTCGCGGGCGCGCTCGAGGTCGCGGGGCCGATCGGCCAGCTCACGCCGTACGTGCCGGCGGGCTACGGTTTCGCGGCCATCATCGTCGCCTTCGTCGGGCGGCTGCACCCGGTGGGGATGGTGTTCTCTGCGGTGCTCATGAGCATGTTCTACATCGGCGGCGAGCTCGCGCAGTCCCGCCTGGGGCTGCCCAAGTCGCTGACCGGCGTGTTCCAGGGCCTGCTGCTGTTCACGCTGCTGGCCTGTGACACCCTCATGGCCTACCGCCTGCGCTTCGCGGCGCGGCCCGCGCTGAAGGAATCGGCCTGA